One Rosa chinensis cultivar Old Blush chromosome 5, RchiOBHm-V2, whole genome shotgun sequence genomic region harbors:
- the LOC112164106 gene encoding receptor-like protein 2 gives MISPGLGKCSNLKVFRAGHNNLSGLLPEDVYNATKLEEIALPFNSLYGTISERIANLSHLNILGLNSNKLSGVLPAGVGKLSNLQLMLLDFNSLEGSLPPSLMNCTNLIELRLAFNYLKGDITKLNFSKLSQLAKLDLGNNCLTGVVPISLYSCKFLKAIRLSDNDLEGQIQPEILSLKSLSFLSLSTNRLTNMTRAMKLFMRCRSLEFLALGSAFVDEETRADVGIVDFSGLQNLRFLDLGYCHLTGEIPIWLSKLKKLGILYMDHNKITGSIPSWLGTLPMLFYMNLGSNLISGEFPKALCRLPKLVSAWTADQRDDNDLELPIYGSQGKLSVQYTFSCFAPEIYVGNNAINGSIPFEIGQLQLLHALNLCNNNFSGCIPEQISNLKNLEELDLSRNQFTGNIPSSITRLNFLSAFNVSFNNLAGSIPRGTQLQLLNASAFEGNPKLCGTPLPNECQPNNGNDNADIMTSKDNTDNEHQSQIPWFYTSTVLGFIVGFWGVCCPLVLKKKWRYGYFKFLHSAQDRLQVMIIARLYGN, from the coding sequence ATGATTTCTCCTGGATTAGGGAAGTGTTCGAATCTGAAGGTTTTTCGTGCCGGTCACAATAACCTTTCGGGATTACTTCCTGAAGATGTCTATAATGCTACCAAACTTGAAGAAATTGCATTACCTTTCAATTCACTATATGGCACCATAAGTGAGAGAATTGCTAACCTCAGCCATCTCAATATTCTTGGCCTCAACTCTAATAAATTGAGTGGTGTGCTCCCTGCAGGTGTTGGTAAGTTATCCAATCTCCAACTCATGCTCCTTGATTTTAACAGTCTAGAAGGTTCTTTGCCCCCATCCTTGATGAATTGCACAAACCTTATAGAACTGCGTTTGGCATTCAACTACTTGAAAGGGGACATCACCAAGCTTAATTTTTCCAAACTCAGTCAACTTGCTAAACTTGATCTAGGGAATAATTGTCTCACTGGTGTTGTGCCAATAAGCCTTTACTCATGCAAGTTCCTTAAAGCAATTCGACTGAGTGACAACGACCTGGAAGGACAAATCCAGCCTGAGATTTTGTCATTAAAATCCTTGTCTTTCCTCTCGCTTAGTACCAATAGATTGACCAACATGACTAGAGCAATGAAATTATTTATGCGTTGCAGAAGTCTTGAATTCCTCGCCTTAGGATCTGCTTTTGTAGATGAGGAAACGCGAGCTGATGTTGGTATTGTTGATTTTAGTGGACTCCAAAATCTTCGATTTTTGGATTTGGGCTATTGTCACCTTACTGGTGAAATTCCTATATGGTTATCTAAGCTCAAGAAGCTAGGGATCTTGTATATGGACCATAATAAAATCACAGGGTCAATTCCTAGTTGGTTGGGGACTCTTCCAATGCTCTTTTATATGAACTTAGGATCCAACCTTATTTCAGGTGAATTTCCAAAGGCACTTTGTAGACTACCAAAGTTGGTATCTGCATGGACTGCAGATCAGAGAGACGATAATGATCTTGAATTGCCTATCTATGGATCTCAAGGTAAATTATCGGTGCAATACACATTTTCTTGCTTTGCTCCAGAAATATACGTAGGAAATAATGCCATTAATGGGAGCATACCTTTTGAGATTGGCCAATTGCAGCTTCTCCATGCGTTGAATCTTTGCAACAACAACTTCTCCGGCTGCATTCCAGAGCAGATATCTAACCTCAAAAACTTGGAGGAATTGGATCTTTCCAGAAATCAGTTTACTGGAAATATCCCATCATCAATTACAAGGCTCAATTTTTTGTCAGCTTTCAATGTTTCATTCAATAATCTCGCAGGATCGATACCAAGAGGGACTCAGCTCCAACTTTTGAATGCTTCTGCATTTGAAGGGAATCCAAAACTTTGTGGTACCCCACTTCCAAATGAGTGTCAACCAAATAATGGCAACGATAATGCAGATATTATGACCAGCAAAGACAATACAGATAATGAGCATCAAAGTCAAATTCCATGGTTTTACACTTCCACTGTTCTTGGGTTCATTGTAGGATTTTGGGGAGTTTGTTGCCCTTTGGTTCTTAAGAAGAAATGGAGATATGGATATTTCAAATTCCTACACAGCGCTCAAGATAGGCTCCAAGTGATGATAATTGCTCGTTTGTATGGAAATTGA
- the LOC112164107 gene encoding uncharacterized protein LOC112164107 produces MWELEERLLRVEAGTPPLAQNPLFVARPGPFTARILQTVRPTYAKTPKIAQFGGSTDLFVHMDTFKKGNYQDKRQKDQHYHNKGNKSFHNDRRDNRDNRHNKPAISAKKFEVLAVLTASYEEIYDQCKDQIQLPPPRKYPKVGKPRNTGKWCKHHEDSGHNTNDCNALKTAIESLYGDGKLEQFKVRQLPPVVTNIEPMRRINTIDGGAFIGSLSHRARKRFERANHPKEVFNIRYDRSAKMAKTGWEPITFSKEEERGIHSPHNDLFLIDAVLDKSSVGRVLVDSGLAVNVIFNGYYKQLQRNNKLLQDHEPLLSFSGDVTQRMGSDYMRLSVGTIPCTAEIHTEFIVVDCFSSYKAIIGRPTLKKLKCIIAGYMLLMKFPTPNGTGSVRGSQSIA; encoded by the exons ATGTGGGAGCTAGAGGAAAGGTTACTCAGAGTTGAGGCTGGCACCCCACCACTAGCGCAGAATCCACTCTTTGTGGCACGACCTGGTCCATTTACTGCCAGAATTTTGCAAACCGTCAGACCCACATATGCCAAAACACCTAAGATAGCCCAATTTGGCGGATCAACAGATCTATTCGTGCACATGgacactttcaagaag GGTAATTATCAagacaagcggcaaaaggatcaACATTATCATAACAAGGGCAACAAATCTTTTCACAATGATCGCCGCGACAATCGCGACAACCGCCACAATAAGCCCGCCATAAGTGCTAAAAAATTTGAGGTCTTGGCAGTCTTGACAGcgtcgtatgaagaaatatatgatcagtgcaaggatcaaatACAGctaccacccccaagaaaataccccaaAGTAGGAAAACCTAGAAACACCGGCAAATGGTGCAAACACCATGAAGACAgtggtcacaacaccaacgaCTGCAATGCCCTCAAGACTGCAATTGAGTCATTATACGGTGATGGAAAgctggagcagttcaaggtcCGACAACTGCCTCCGGTTGTCACCAATATCGAACCAATGCGGCGGATCAATACCATTGATGGCGGTGCTTTCATAGGCAGCCTATCACACAGAGCAAGAAAGCGTTTTGAGCGCGCTAACCACCCAAAAGAGGTATTCAATATCCGCTATGACCGGTCAGCCAAAATGGCCAAAACAGGTTGGGAGCCTATCACTTTCTCCAAGGAGGAGGAGCGAGGTATTCACTCACCTCATAATGACCTATTCTTGATAGATGCTGTCCTCGACAAATCGTCTGTAGGAAGGGTACTAGTGGATAGCGGGTTAgctgtcaacgtcatattcAATGGCTATTACAAGCAACTGCAGCGCAACAACAAACTTTTGCAAGACCACGAGCCACTACTCAGTTTCTCCGGCGACGTGACCCAACGTATGGGGTCAGATTATATGCGCTTATCGGTCGGGACAATCCCTTGCACGGCGGAAATACATACTGAATTCATAGTGGTAGACTGCTTTAGCTCATACAAAGCCATTATCGGTCGCCCAACTCTCAAGAAGCtgaaatgcatcatcgccgggtacatgttACTCATGAAGTTCCCAACACCCAACGGCACCGGGTCTGTTAGGGGAAGTCAGTCAATTGCATGA